The stretch of DNA ATTCCGGCGTCCTGGCTCATGATCAAGGTCGATATCGTCAACGAAGTGTCGCGGCTCGCCGACATCACCAAAGTCAAGGCTGAACTGGCGGTCGACGCGGTGTTCGACGCCATGCGCGCGTCCATGATGCGCGGCGAGCGGATCGAGCTGCGCGGCTTCGGCGTGTTCCAGGTCAAACCTCGCAAGCGCGGCATCGGCCGAAATCCACGGACCGGGAAGGAAGTGCGGATTCCCCCTGGACGGACGATCCGGTTCAAGCCGGGCAAGGAGCTCCAGAACATCGGCGGTCCACCGGAGTGACGGACTTCAGGCAGTCCGAGCCCGAACGTCGCCTTCCGTCGTGGGACGGTTCCCCAGGATCGCCCGGCGTGCCCGACCCCTTCGCCTGGATTCCAGTGCGCCGGCGGAAGTTCCAGCACCCGTACGGCCGGCATCTCGTCTTCTTCCTGCTCACGCTGTTCACGACGTCGTTCACGCCCGCCTGGATGGCGCTGTTCGCCGGCCTCAACCCGTTGCCGCTGTTCACGTGGCCGGTCTTCCTCAACGGCCTCTGGTACTCCATCCCGGTCCTGCTGATCCTCAGCGCGCACGAGTTCGGGCACTACTTCGCGTGCCGGCATCACGACGTCGACGCGACGTTGCCCTACTTCCTGCCGGCCCCGCTGCCGTTGACGGGGACCTTCGGCGCCGTGATTCGGATTCGCGAGGCGTTCCCATCGAAGCGGGCGCTCTTCGACATCGGCGTCGCCGGGCCGCTCGGCGGCTTCGTCGTGCTGGTCCCGCTGCTCTATTGGGGCATCACGATGTCGCACGTCGGCCCGGCTGGCGACGGCGGCCTCACCCTCGGCGAACCGCTGCTCTGGAAGTGCCTCGAGTGGTTACATTTCGGGGTGCTGCCCGACGGTCAGGACGTGTACGTCCATCCCGTCGGGTTGGCCGCATGGTGGGGCATGCTCGCGACGGCGCTCAACCTGCTGCCGTTCGGTCAGCTCGACGGCGGTCACATCATGTACGCGAGCGTCGGCCGCCGGGCCACGCTCCTCTCGGCGCTGACGCTCGGCGGCGTGGTGGCGCTGGCCTTCGGTTCCTCGAGCTGGGTCTCGATGGCCGTGATGATGACGGTGATGGCCTTCATCTTCGGCTTCCGCCATCCACGCATCGTGGACGAGCACGAGCCGCTCGATCGCCGCCGGCAGGTGGTCGCGCTCCTCGCGGCGTTCGTCTTCGTCATCTGCTTCACGCCCGTCCCGATCGAGATACTCCAGTAGCGGCCCTTCGCTTGGGCCTGTCGGCATGCCGCACGCGCCGACTCCGGCCGTCGAGCCCTCACAGCGCAATGCCCAAGGGACCCAGGGTCCACGCAAGCATCAGAGCACGGAGACCGGATCGACGTCGACGACGACGCGCCGGCGGAGATCGGCGCGCGCGTCGAGAGCGGTCTGGACCGCCCGTCGCATCGCGGCCCGGTGGGTGCCCTTCACGAAGAACTGCACACGGTACTCGTCTTTCACCTTCGACACGGGCGCGGGCGCCGGACCGAGCACCCGCGCGCCGGCCTGCCGCGTGCGGTTCGCCACGTCCGCCGCATCGCGCATCGCGGCGTCGAGCGTCCGCCCCTTGACCACCACGTTGATGAGCGACACCGCCGGCGGGTACTCGAGCGCCCGGCGGAACTCGAGCTCACGCTCCAGAAACGCAGCGTAGTCCTGATGCGCCGCTGCGACGACGCTGTAGTGCTCCGGATAGAGCGTCTGCACGATGGCTTCGCCGGCGATCTCGCCGCGGCCGGCGCGGCCGACCACCTGCGTGAGCAGTTGAAACGTCCGCTCGCTCGCGCGGAAATCGGCGAGCCCGAGGCCGACGTCGGCCGAGACGACGCCGACGAGCGTGACCGCCGGGAAGTCGTGCCCCTTGGCGATCATCTGCGTGCCGATGAGGATGTCGACCTCGCCGAGCGCGACCGAGCGCAGCACGCGCGCGACGGCGCCACGGCGCCGAATCGTGTCCCGATCGACGCGCACGATGCGCGTGCCCGGGAACTGCGCCTGCAGGTCGGCGTGCAGACGCTCCGTGCCGAACCCGGAGTGCTCGAGGAACTCGCCGCCGCACTGCCCGCAGTTTGTCGGAACGGCCGCGCCGTAGTTGCAGTAGTGGCACCGCGCGCGGCGCGCGGCGCGGTGATACGTGAGGTTCACGCTGCAGTGCGGGCACTCGAGCGAGGCGCCGCACTGGCGGCAGAAGATCACCGTGGCGAACCCGCGCCGGTTCAAGAGCACGAGCGACTGCTCGCGCCGCGCCAACCTGGCGGCGAGCCCGTCCAACAGCGCCTGGCTGAACGTGACCATCGTCCCCTGCCGGGCGACCTCGCGGCGCATGTCCACCACGCGGACCGCCGCGAGCGGCCGGTCCAGGACGCGGCGCGTCAGACGCACGATCGCGTACCGTCCAGCGCGGACGTTGGCCATCGACTCGAGCGACGGCGTCGCCGAGCCGAGCACGACGAGCGTGCGCTCCATCCTGGCGCGGACGACGGCGACGTCGCGAGCGTGATAGCGCGGCACCTCGTCCTGCTTGTACGAGCCTTCGTGCTCCTCGTCGACGACGATCGCGCCGAGCCGATCGAGCGGCGCGAACACGGCCGACCGGGTGCCGACCACGATGTCGACATCGCCGCGCCGGATCCGGTGCCACTGATCGTGGCGTTCGCCGCTGGAGAGCCCGCTGTGCTGGATCGCGACGCGCGGGCCGAAGCGCGTGCGAAAGAGGCCGGCGAGCGCAGGGGTCAGCGCAATCTCGGGCACCAGCACGAGCACGCGGCGGCCGCCGGCGAGCAGGTGGGCCGCGAGACGGACGTAGATCTCGGTCTTGCCGCTGCCCGTCACGCCGTGGAGGACCGACACGTGGAACGCGCGGCGATCGGCCGCGGCGGTCAACTCGGCGAGCGCGCCAGCCTGCTCCTCCGTCAGCCGGCGGTTGGAATCGACGTCCGCGCGAATGGCCCACGGGCCGTCGTCTTCCGCTGAGGCGGCCTGGAACGGGTCGCGTTCCACGACCTCGGAACGGACGGACGCGAGCCCGCGACGCACGAGCGTGCGAATCGTCGCCGATGTCACACCCGCGCGTGCCAGCGCGGCCAGTGATAGTCCTGCCGGCTGTTGCCGCAGGATGTCGATCGCCTGACGCTGTCGCGCGCCGGCGAGCGGACCGTCGGCATCGCCGTGGAGCGTGACGATGGAGGCCGTGCGGAACGCGCGGCCGCCCTCACGCCGCGCCGCGGGTGGCATCGCCACGGCCAGCGCATCACCGGGCCCGGACGCGTAGTACTCCCCGACCCACAGCGCGAGGTCGACGATGGACTCGGGGAGGAATGCGCCGGCGTCGAGCACGGCGCGCACGTCGCGGAGCGCGGCTTCTGCGGGCGGCGCCGCGGCAGCATCGACAACGCACCCGACGACCCGCCGGCCGCCGATCGGCACCTCGACCCTGGCGCCCTTGACCGGCATGGCGGCGTCCTCGGGCACGCGATAGCTGAGCAGCCCGAGCCCCGGCACCGGCACCGCGACCGCGATGACGCGGTCAGTCTGCGGCGAGGAGCGCACGCACCTGCTTCATGTCCTCCCAGACGTCCCGTTTCCTGTCCGGGCTGCGCAGCAGGAAGGCCGGGTGGAACGTCGGGATGAGCTTCGAGCCGCCGCGGTAGTCGTACATCCGTCCTCGCAGCCGCGAGATCGGCGCGTCGGTCTGCAGCAGCGTGTGCGCCGCGAACGTGCCGAGCGCGACGATGACCTTGGGCTGCACGATGTCGATCTGCCGGAACAGGAATGGCTGGCAGGTCGCGACCTCGACCGGCTCGGGGTTCCGATTGCCGGGCGGACGGCACTTGATGACGTTCGCGATGTACACGTCACCGCGCGACAGGCCGATCGCCTCGATGATCTTCGTGAGCAGTTGACCGGCCCGTCCGACGAACGGCTCGCCCTGGATGTCTTCGTCGGCTCCCGGCGCTTCGCCGACGAACATCAGCCGCGCGCCGGGATTGCCGGTGCCGAACACGACCTGCCGCCGGCCGAGCCGGTGGAGCACGCAGCGCGTGCAGTCGCCGAGATCGTCGCGGACGGCCTTCAGCGCGAGCGCCTTGTCCACGTCCGCGGCCGTCGCTCCAGGCGCACCGGTCCCAGCCGACGAGCCGGCGTCGTCATCCTGCTCCTGATGACCGGTGGTCGTCTCGACCTCCGCTCGTTCGCGCCATGTGCGATCGCGTGAGAACCCGGCCACGCCGAGGTCGGCGCACCAGCGCAGATGTTCTGCCAGCACGTGCCGATCGTTCATCGGGTCAGCACGGCAGCCGGCGAGCCAGCCAGCAGCCTCTCGAGACGATCCATGAGAGCGCGGGCCACGTCCATCTTGCTCATCAACGGCAGCGCCTCGATGTGATCGGGCGCCACGAGCGTCACCTGGTTGGTCTCGACCTCGAATCCGGATCCAGGCGCCGTCACGTCGTTGGCGACGATGAGATCGACCCGCTTCGAGAGGAGCTTGCGACGAGCCGCCTCGACGGGGTCGCCCGTCTGCGCGGCGAACCCGACGAGAACCGGCCGCCGGGCGTCGCCGCGCTGGCGGCTCACATCGGCCAGGATGTCGGGCGTCCCGCGCAACTCGATCGTGAGGGTGTCCGTCTTCTCGATCTTCGAGGTCGATGGTGTCACGGGCGTGAAATCGGCGACGGCGGCTGCCATGATCACGGCATCCACGGCGCCGGCTCTCGCCATCACGGCCTCGTGCATCTCGTGGGCGCTGCGCACGCGAACGACCTCGCCGGCTTCCGGCAGAGCCATCGCCGTCGGACCGGCCACGAGCACGACCTCGGCGCCGCGCTCCTGCGCCGCCTTCGCGAGCGCGATGCCCATCCGGCCGCTCGACCGGTTGCCGATGAAGCGCACCGGGTCGAGATCCTCGACCGTTGGGCCGGCCGTGACGAGCACGCGTCGTCCTTCCAGGGATCGGCGCGTCGCGAGCACACGGTCCACGGCGGCGACGATGTCCTGAGGCTCAGCCAGCCGGCCTTGGCCGATCCAGCCGCACGCCAGGTAGCCCTCGCCGGGCTCGACGAACCGCACGCCGCGCGCCTGCAAGGTCTCGACGTTGGCTCGCACGGCCGGGTGCTGCCACATGTTCGTGTTCATCGCCGGGGCCACGACGACAGGCGCGCGGGTGGCGAGAAAGAACGCCGACAGGAAGTCGTCGGCCAGGCCGGTCGCGAACCGGGCGAGGGTGTGCGCCGTGGCGGGGGCGACGAGCAGCAGGTCGGCGGCCGACGCCAGCGCGATGTGTTCGATCGCCGCGTTCGCGCCCGGCGCGAACTGATTGGTGATCACCGGCTCGCGCGTGATGGCTTCGAACGTCAGCGGACCGACGAACTTCCGCGCCGAGCGCGTGAGGATCGCCTGCACGCGATGTCCGCGCTTCTGCAGCAGCCGCGCGACCTCGACCGACTTGTACGCGCCGATGCCGCCGGTGACGCCCAGCGCGACGAAGGCCATGGCTACGCCGACGGCGATGGAGGCTCGACCTTCGTCACCCTGCCGGCGGCCACTTCCTGGAGAGCGCGACGGGCCGGCTTGGGCGACCCTTCGATCTTCGGCACGCAGCCTTCCAGCAACTGCCGCGCACGGGCGGACGCCACGGTGACGAACTCGAACGAATTCCTCGGACGGGTGGTCGGACGCGAACTCTCCATCTTCACTGCTCCTCGGACGTGCCAGGGGCCGGCGGCTCCAGCACGCCAAATGTCTGCACGATGCGGCGAATCACGTCGATCCGGCGCGACCGCCGCGCGCGCTCCGCGGTGACGATGGCGTCGATCTCGGCCACGCACCGCTCCAGATCGTCGTTGACGACGACGTAGTCGTACTCGTCGACGGCGCCCACTTCGGCCCGGGCCGCGGCGAGCCGGCACTCGATCGCGGTCTCCGAGTCCTGATTCCGGCCGCGCAGGCGCCGCGTGAGCACTGCGTAGGACGGCGGCAGGACGAAGACGGCGACCGCTTCGGCCGCCCGGCTCCGCACCTGCCGGGCGCCCTGAACGTCGATGACGAGCACGAGGTCGTTGCCGGCCGCCAGCGCGGCTTCGGTGTCGCGCCGGGACGTGCCGTACAAATTCCCGAAGATGTCCGCCCATTCGAGGAACTCGTCGCGGCGGATCATCTCCTCGAACGCGTGCCGGCTCACGAAATTATAGTCGACGCCCTCGACCTCTCCAGGGCGCGGCGCCCTCGACGTGTAAGAGCGCGACCGGTGCAGCCGCGGAAACCTCTCGACCAGCCGGGCGACCACCGTCGTCTTCCCGGTGCCGGACGGCGCCGAGATGACGAACAGCAGCCCGCGTGCGGCCGGCGGCTCATTCGACATTCTGGACCTGCTCGCGCACGCGCTCCAGCTCCGCCTTGGCGGCGACGACCGTCTGGGTTGCGGACGCGCCCTCGACCTTGGAGCCGATCGTGTTGAGCTCGCGGTTCATCTCCTGCACGAGGAAATCCAGCTTGCGGCCGCAGGGCTCGTCGGCGCCGACGAGGGCGCGCCAATGATCGAAGTGGCTCCCCATCCGGACGAGCTCCTCGTCGATGTCGGAGCGCGCGACGAACCGGACGATCTCGCGGGCGGTCGCGCTGCTGTCGCCGGTCAGATCGGGAGGCAGCGCGGCGAGCCGCTCCCTCAGCTTCAGCTCCAGGTGCTGCTGCGCCACCTTGGCGTCCGACGCGATCTGGCTCACGAACGTCTGGAGCGTCTCGAGCCGCGCCGCGAGATCGGCCGCAAGGTACGCCCCCTCCTGCTCGCGCATCCTGACGAGCGCGTCGACGGCTTCGATGACGGCCGCCTCGAGGAGCGCAGTGAGCGCGGCCGAGACTCCCCCGGCGGCATCGGCCCGGACGCGCACCTCCACGGCGTGAGGAATCCGCAGCACGTCGCTCGCCGTCAGCGGGCCGACCGCTACCCCGCGCGACCGCGCACGCTCGAACGCCGCGGCAGCGCGCTCCACGAGCCGCTCGTCGAGCACCAGCTCGCGCTCGACCGGCGTCGACGTCTCGGCCGCGACGCTCAGCTCGACCCGGCCGCGCGCCAGCTTCTGCTGGACGAGGGCTTTCAACGTCGGCTCGATCGACGCCAGCGCCGACGGCGCCTTGATCAAGGCATCGAGGAATCGGTGGTTCACCGACTTGATCGTCACCTGCACGGCGTCCTGTGGAGTCTCGCGCCGCACGGCTGCAAACCCTGTCATCGATCGAATCACGTCCGCTTGCTCCTCCCGTGCCGCTTCAGCGCACGTCGCTCACGACCACCCGGTCCGCATCGTCGAAGGTCTGCAGCGCGTGGAGCTTCGCGTAGACCCCGCCGTCTCGCGCTACCAGCTTCTCATGGGTCCCGGATTCGACGATGAACCCGCCCTCGATCACCAGGATGAGATCGGCGCGCCGAACGGTGGACAGCCGGTGCGCGATCACGAACGTAGTGCGGCTGCGCATCAGGTTCGCGAGCGCGTCCTGGACGAGCAGCTCGGACTCGGCGTCGAGCGAGGACGTCGCTTCGTCGAGGATCAGCAGCGGGCAATCCTTGAGGATCGCGCGCGCGATCGCGAGCCGCTGACGCTGTCCGCCAGACAGCCGCTGCCCGCGCTCGCCGATCCGTGCCTCGTAGCCGTCCGGAAGCTGCTGGATGAACTCGTGCGCGTGGGCGGCGCGCGCCGCCGCTTCGACGGCCGCGCGCGGTGCCTCCGGCCGGCCGTACGCGATGTTGGCGGCGACCGTGTCGTCGAAGAGCACGGTTTCCTGCGTGACGAGCGCAATCTGGCCGCGGAGCGAGGCCAGCGTGACGTCGCGGATGTCGATGCCGTCGATGAGGATCGCGCCCTCGATCACGTCGTAGAACCTCGGAATCAGGTTCACGAGCGTGGTCTTGCCGGCACCGCTCAGCCCGACGAGCGCCACGACCTGGCCGCCGCGGACGACGAACGACGCGTGCTGGAGCGCGAACCCGTCCGGGCGATCGCCGTACGCGAACCCGACGTCGCGGAACTCGACGCTGCGCTGCATGCGCGGCAGCACGAGCGCGCCCGGCTTCTCGTGCACCTCGGTGTGCGTGTCGAGCATCCCGAAGATGCGCTCGGACGCCGCGATCGCCTGCTGGATGCTCGCGTTCACGCGGCTCAGCTTCTTGACCGGCTGGTACATCATGAACGCCGCCGCGAGAAAGGCCCCGAATTCCCCGCCGGTGAGCGAGCCCTCGTTCACCCGGCTCGTTCCGTACCAGAGCGCGCCGACCGCCGCGATCCCGCCGATGAACTCCATGAGCGGCGGAAGCCCGGCCAGCGAGGCCGTGATCCGCAGGCTCGTGTGGTAGAGCCGCTCGGTCGCGGCGGCGAAGCGGGTCGACTCGCGCCCTTCCGCGCCGAACGCCTTGACGATGCGGTGGCCGGCGAAGCTCTCCATCGCGAGGTGCGTCACGGCTTCCAGATCCTGCTGCCCCCGCCGTGTCGTTCGCCGGACCCGTTGCCCGAGACGCACGAGCGGATAGACGACGAGCGGCGCGGCGACGAGCACGACGAGCGCCAGTCGCCAGTCGAGCACGAACAGCAAGCCGGCGAACCCCACGACGGCCAGCGACTCGCGCGCGAGGTCCGCCAACGTCTCCGAGACCGTCGTCTGCACCTGGTTGACGTCGTTCGTGATCAGCGAGACGAGCTGGCCGGACGAACGGCCGGAGAAGAACGCGGCCGACTGGCCCAGGATGTGGCGATGCAGCGCGTTGCGGAGATCGCGCACGACGCGCTGGCCGACGTCCGCCATGAGAAACGTCGAGCCGTAGCTGCCGACGCCCTTGAGGAAGTACGCGAGCACGACCTGGCTGCCGACGAGGGCGACGGCCTGCACGTGGCCTTCGTTCAGGCTGTCGAGGACGTCCTTGATGAGCCAGGCCGTGTAGGCGGAGCCGACCGCGTACACCGCCATGGCGAGAAGCGCGATCGCCGTCCGGCCCCGGTACGGCCGCGCGTAACGAAGCAGCCGGAGGAGCGAGGTCACTCCCGGCTCGTGCGCTCAGCGCGTCGCGTCAGACGTCGTCGCATACCCATCGGGATGTGTCGCGTGCCAGCGCCAGGCGGTACCGACGATCTCGTCGAGGTCGAACCTCGGGCGCCACGCCAGCTCTCGCGCGGCCCGATCGCTCGCCGCGACGAGCCGCGCCGGATCGCCCGGCCGCCGAGGCCCATGATCGTGCGGGACGGGCCGGCCCGCCGCCTTCTCGACGGCCTTCAGCACCTCGAGCACGGACATCCCCGTTCCGCTGCCGAGATTGTAGGCCCTGGACGGCTCGCCCGCATCCAGGCGCCGGAGGGCGGCGACGTGGGCCTCCGCCAGGTCGGTCACGTGGACGTAGTCACGGACGCAGGTGCCGTCCGGCGTCGGGTAGTCCTCGCCGAACACGGTGAGCCGCTCGCCGCCGTGCACGGCGGCAATGGCTCGCGGAATGAGGTGCTCTTCCGGCTGGTGATCCTCGCCAAGATAGCCATCGGGGTCGGCGCCGGCGGCATTGAAGTATCGCAGGGCGGTCCACCGGATGCCCGCCGCGCGCTCGATGTGCGGCAGCGCGTGCTCGACGGCGAGCTTGGTCTGGCCGTAGGCGTTGATGGGCCGCTGCGGGTGCTCCTCGTCGAGCGTTTCGTGCAGCGGCTCCCCAAACGTGGCGCAGGTCGATGAGAAGACGAACCTCGAGACGGCCGCCCGGGCCATGGCCTCGAGGACGTTGAGCGTACCGCCGACGTTCGTCCGGTAGTACTTGAAGGGCTCCCGCACCGACTCGCCGACGAGCAGCCTGGCGGCGAAGTGCATCACCGCTTCGGGCCGCGAGGCGGCGATCGCGCGATCCAGCGCCCCGGCGTCGAGGATGTCGCCCTGGACGAACGAGACGGATCGCGCTGGATATTGATCGGCGATGCGTTCAATCGCCTGCTCGTGGCCGGCCGACAGGTCGTCGTACACCACGACCTGATAGCCGTCGGCGACGAGGAGCTTCACTGCATGGCTGCCGACGTATCCGGCGCCGCCCGTGACGAGGACCACACTCATGGACGTCCAATCGAAGCGTAGGTGAACCCGAGTGCTCGGATCTGCTGCGGATCGAAGATATTGCGCCCGTCGAAAATGACCGGCGTCCGGAGCAACCGCTTCATCTTCGAGAAGTCAGGCTCGCGAAACTCGTTCCACTCGGTCACGACCAGCAGGGCGTCGGCGCCCGCGAGCGCGTCGTAGGCGTTCTTCGCGTAGGCAATCCGGTTCTTGAAAATGCGCCGGGCGACGGGCATCGCCTCCGGGTCGAACGCGCGGACCTTCGCCCCGCGAGCCAACAGCCCCTCGATGATCGGCACGGCCGGCGCTTCGCGCATGTCGTCGGTGCGCGGTTTGAACGACAGGCCCCAGACGCCGACGGTCTTGCCCCTCAGGCGCTTCTTCCCGAAATGCTGGTCCACCCACTCGAGCAGCTTCAGCTTCTGCTGCTTGTTGACGCCCTCGACGGCTTCGAGGATGCGGAACCGGTACTTCCGGTCCGACGCGAACTTGACGATCGCCTGCACGTCCTTCGGGAAGCAACTGCCGCCGTAGCCGACGCCCGGAAACAGGAACGCGGGACCGATGCGCTTGTCCGACGCGATGGCCTGCCGCACCTTGTCCACATCGGCGCCGAACCGTTCGCAGACGTTGGCGATCTCGTTCATGAACGAGATGCGCGTCGCCAGCATGGCGTTCGCCGCGTACTTGCAGAGCTCGGCGCTCGCCGGATCCATCACCATGATCGGAGCACCGGTCCGCGTGAACGGCCGGTAGAGGTCGCGCATGGCCTCGGCCGCCTTGGGGTCGGTCGTGCCGATGACCACGCGGTCGGGCTTGAGGAAGTCTTCGACCGCCGCTCCCTGCTTGAGGAACTCCGGGTTGCTGACCACCGCGCATGCGTGAGTGCTCTCACGCGTGATGGTCTCGTGCACCAGCTCGGACGTGCCGACCGGCACCGTGCTC from Acidobacteriota bacterium encodes:
- a CDS encoding UDP-glucose/GDP-mannose dehydrogenase family protein, with protein sequence MKIAVIGTGYVGLVVGACFAETGNDVVCVDKDAAKIRLLKRGKIPIYEPGLEELVRKNYAERRLAFSTSLPDAVRRADVVFLAVGTPMGEDGSADLQHVLAAARDIGRAMNGYKIVVDKSTVPVGTSELVHETITRESTHACAVVSNPEFLKQGAAVEDFLKPDRVVIGTTDPKAAEAMRDLYRPFTRTGAPIMVMDPASAELCKYAANAMLATRISFMNEIANVCERFGADVDKVRQAIASDKRIGPAFLFPGVGYGGSCFPKDVQAIVKFASDRKYRFRILEAVEGVNKQQKLKLLEWVDQHFGKKRLRGKTVGVWGLSFKPRTDDMREAPAVPIIEGLLARGAKVRAFDPEAMPVARRIFKNRIAYAKNAYDALAGADALLVVTEWNEFREPDFSKMKRLLRTPVIFDGRNIFDPQQIRALGFTYASIGRP
- the coaBC gene encoding bifunctional phosphopantothenoylcysteine decarboxylase/phosphopantothenate--cysteine ligase CoaBC, which produces MAFVALGVTGGIGAYKSVEVARLLQKRGHRVQAILTRSARKFVGPLTFEAITREPVITNQFAPGANAAIEHIALASAADLLLVAPATAHTLARFATGLADDFLSAFFLATRAPVVVAPAMNTNMWQHPAVRANVETLQARGVRFVEPGEGYLACGWIGQGRLAEPQDIVAAVDRVLATRRSLEGRRVLVTAGPTVEDLDPVRFIGNRSSGRMGIALAKAAQERGAEVVLVAGPTAMALPEAGEVVRVRSAHEMHEAVMARAGAVDAVIMAAAVADFTPVTPSTSKIEKTDTLTIELRGTPDILADVSRQRGDARRPVLVGFAAQTGDPVEAARRKLLSKRVDLIVANDVTAPGSGFEVETNQVTLVAPDHIEALPLMSKMDVARALMDRLERLLAGSPAAVLTR
- a CDS encoding YicC family protein — its product is MTGFAAVRRETPQDAVQVTIKSVNHRFLDALIKAPSALASIEPTLKALVQQKLARGRVELSVAAETSTPVERELVLDERLVERAAAAFERARSRGVAVGPLTASDVLRIPHAVEVRVRADAAGGVSAALTALLEAAVIEAVDALVRMREQEGAYLAADLAARLETLQTFVSQIASDAKVAQQHLELKLRERLAALPPDLTGDSSATAREIVRFVARSDIDEELVRMGSHFDHWRALVGADEPCGRKLDFLVQEMNRELNTIGSKVEGASATQTVVAAKAELERVREQVQNVE
- the galE gene encoding UDP-glucose 4-epimerase GalE, with product MSVVLVTGGAGYVGSHAVKLLVADGYQVVVYDDLSAGHEQAIERIADQYPARSVSFVQGDILDAGALDRAIAASRPEAVMHFAARLLVGESVREPFKYYRTNVGGTLNVLEAMARAAVSRFVFSSTCATFGEPLHETLDEEHPQRPINAYGQTKLAVEHALPHIERAAGIRWTALRYFNAAGADPDGYLGEDHQPEEHLIPRAIAAVHGGERLTVFGEDYPTPDGTCVRDYVHVTDLAEAHVAALRRLDAGEPSRAYNLGSGTGMSVLEVLKAVEKAAGRPVPHDHGPRRPGDPARLVAASDRAARELAWRPRFDLDEIVGTAWRWHATHPDGYATTSDATR
- the priA gene encoding primosomal protein N', translating into MRSSPQTDRVIAVAVPVPGLGLLSYRVPEDAAMPVKGARVEVPIGGRRVVGCVVDAAAAPPAEAALRDVRAVLDAGAFLPESIVDLALWVGEYYASGPGDALAVAMPPAARREGGRAFRTASIVTLHGDADGPLAGARQRQAIDILRQQPAGLSLAALARAGVTSATIRTLVRRGLASVRSEVVERDPFQAASAEDDGPWAIRADVDSNRRLTEEQAGALAELTAAADRRAFHVSVLHGVTGSGKTEIYVRLAAHLLAGGRRVLVLVPEIALTPALAGLFRTRFGPRVAIQHSGLSSGERHDQWHRIRRGDVDIVVGTRSAVFAPLDRLGAIVVDEEHEGSYKQDEVPRYHARDVAVVRARMERTLVVLGSATPSLESMANVRAGRYAIVRLTRRVLDRPLAAVRVVDMRREVARQGTMVTFSQALLDGLAARLARREQSLVLLNRRGFATVIFCRQCGASLECPHCSVNLTYHRAARRARCHYCNYGAAVPTNCGQCGGEFLEHSGFGTERLHADLQAQFPGTRIVRVDRDTIRRRGAVARVLRSVALGEVDILIGTQMIAKGHDFPAVTLVGVVSADVGLGLADFRASERTFQLLTQVVGRAGRGEIAGEAIVQTLYPEHYSVVAAAHQDYAAFLERELEFRRALEYPPAVSLINVVVKGRTLDAAMRDAADVANRTRQAGARVLGPAPAPVSKVKDEYRVQFFVKGTHRAAMRRAVQTALDARADLRRRVVVDVDPVSVL
- the gmk gene encoding guanylate kinase, with the protein product MSNEPPAARGLLFVISAPSGTGKTTVVARLVERFPRLHRSRSYTSRAPRPGEVEGVDYNFVSRHAFEEMIRRDEFLEWADIFGNLYGTSRRDTEAALAAGNDLVLVIDVQGARQVRSRAAEAVAVFVLPPSYAVLTRRLRGRNQDSETAIECRLAAARAEVGAVDEYDYVVVNDDLERCVAEIDAIVTAERARRSRRIDVIRRIVQTFGVLEPPAPGTSEEQ
- a CDS encoding ATP-binding cassette domain-containing protein; the protein is MTSLLRLLRYARPYRGRTAIALLAMAVYAVGSAYTAWLIKDVLDSLNEGHVQAVALVGSQVVLAYFLKGVGSYGSTFLMADVGQRVVRDLRNALHRHILGQSAAFFSGRSSGQLVSLITNDVNQVQTTVSETLADLARESLAVVGFAGLLFVLDWRLALVVLVAAPLVVYPLVRLGQRVRRTTRRGQQDLEAVTHLAMESFAGHRIVKAFGAEGRESTRFAAATERLYHTSLRITASLAGLPPLMEFIGGIAAVGALWYGTSRVNEGSLTGGEFGAFLAAAFMMYQPVKKLSRVNASIQQAIAASERIFGMLDTHTEVHEKPGALVLPRMQRSVEFRDVGFAYGDRPDGFALQHASFVVRGGQVVALVGLSGAGKTTLVNLIPRFYDVIEGAILIDGIDIRDVTLASLRGQIALVTQETVLFDDTVAANIAYGRPEAPRAAVEAAARAAHAHEFIQQLPDGYEARIGERGQRLSGGQRQRLAIARAILKDCPLLILDEATSSLDAESELLVQDALANLMRSRTTFVIAHRLSTVRRADLILVIEGGFIVESGTHEKLVARDGGVYAKLHALQTFDDADRVVVSDVR
- a CDS encoding uracil-DNA glycosylase gives rise to the protein MNDRHVLAEHLRWCADLGVAGFSRDRTWRERAEVETTTGHQEQDDDAGSSAGTGAPGATAADVDKALALKAVRDDLGDCTRCVLHRLGRRQVVFGTGNPGARLMFVGEAPGADEDIQGEPFVGRAGQLLTKIIEAIGLSRGDVYIANVIKCRPPGNRNPEPVEVATCQPFLFRQIDIVQPKVIVALGTFAAHTLLQTDAPISRLRGRMYDYRGGSKLIPTFHPAFLLRSPDRKRDVWEDMKQVRALLAAD
- a CDS encoding integration host factor subunit beta; amino-acid sequence: MIKVDIVNEVSRLADITKVKAELAVDAVFDAMRASMMRGERIELRGFGVFQVKPRKRGIGRNPRTGKEVRIPPGRTIRFKPGKELQNIGGPPE
- a CDS encoding site-2 protease family protein, producing the protein MPDPFAWIPVRRRKFQHPYGRHLVFFLLTLFTTSFTPAWMALFAGLNPLPLFTWPVFLNGLWYSIPVLLILSAHEFGHYFACRHHDVDATLPYFLPAPLPLTGTFGAVIRIREAFPSKRALFDIGVAGPLGGFVVLVPLLYWGITMSHVGPAGDGGLTLGEPLLWKCLEWLHFGVLPDGQDVYVHPVGLAAWWGMLATALNLLPFGQLDGGHIMYASVGRRATLLSALTLGGVVALAFGSSSWVSMAVMMTVMAFIFGFRHPRIVDEHEPLDRRRQVVALLAAFVFVICFTPVPIEILQ
- a CDS encoding DNA-directed RNA polymerase subunit omega: MESSRPTTRPRNSFEFVTVASARARQLLEGCVPKIEGSPKPARRALQEVAAGRVTKVEPPSPSA